CGGCAACGCATCAATGACATGGGTTACAAAACCTTGTTTCCCTAAACTACCATCTTCTGTCACAATGTGCGTTTCGCCGAGTGCTTCAAATTGCGATTGATAAAACACATCTTTCTTCGAGCGAAAACCTAATACATGAACTGTTTCAATGCCCTTCGCATTGAGTTGTTTAGAAAGTTCATATAAAGGTGGAACCCCAATCCCCCCACCAACTAATAAAGCTTTCTTTTTTGCTTTATCAACTGGAAAACCATTTCCTAAAGGTGCAATGATATCAATATCATCACCCTTTTTTAATGCAGCTATTTTTCGTGTTCCTTCGCCTTCAGCTCGAAATAACATAGTAAACGTGTTGTTTGAGCCATCAATTTCACAAATAGATATAGGACGTCTCAACATGTGTAATGAGCCTTCTCCTGCTTTAATATGCACAAATTGACCGGGTTGTTTTAATTTCGATACACTTGGCCCACTAACTTTCAATTCATAAATATGATCTGCGATTGACGCATTAGAAAGTACCGTTAACTTATCCACTACAACGCCTCCCTACATGTTTCGCATTGAAAATGTCATACTTTCAATAACGTTTGTTAATGCATTTGCTGTGTCTAAAGATGTTAAACATGGCACACCATTTTCAACGGATGTACGTCTAATTTGAAAGCCATCACGTTCAATCGTTTTACCTTTAGTCATTGTGTTAATTACAATTTGCACATCTCCATCTTGAATTTTATGAAGTAAATCATCTTGACCTCCAATTTTACCGACTGTTTCTACACGAATACCGTGTTCAGCCAATGTATCGGCAGTCCCTTTCGTTGCAATAATTTTATACCCGACTTCATTTAAACGTCTTGCAATTTTAACGATTTCTTGTTTGTCTTTGTCACTTACTGTAATTAATACTGTGCCATAATCTTTAACTTCCATTCCTGCAGCAGTTAGTCCTTTGTATAGCGCCTTTTCTAAAGTAAGGTCTCGTCCCATCACTTCTCCTGTAGATTTCATTTCAGGTCCTAATGTGATGTCTACGTTTTTTAATTTATTGAAACTAAAGACTGGTGCCTTCACAAATACGCCTTCTTGATAAGGTTGTATACCCTGTTGAAACCCCATATCTCGTAATTTTTCTCCCATAATTGCTCGCATTGCGAGTTGTGCCATTGGTATTTCAGTAATTTTACTTAAAAATGGTACTGTACGACTCGAACGCGGATTAACTTCTAACACATACACCCCATCATGAGCCAACACAAATTGAATGTTTATCAATCCGATGACATTTAAGCCTTTCGCAAGCTTAACCGTATACACTTCTAAAGTGTCGATGTCTTGTTGGCTTAATGTTTGCGGAGGATATACAGCAATGGAGTCACCTGAATGCACACCTGCTCGTTCAATATGTTCCATAATTCCCGGAATAATTACAGTTTCACCATCACAAATTGCATCAACTTCGATTTCTTTACCTGTTAAATAGCGATCGACTAAAACCGGATGTTCTGGGCTAGCCTTAACCGCTTCATTCATATAGTTTTCAAGTTCAGCGTCATTATGCACGATTTCCATCGCGCGTCCCCCTAAAACGTATGAAGGGCGTACAACAACAGGGTATCCGATATCTCGTGCATTCTCTAGCGCTTCTTTAGCTGATGTTGCCGTCTTCCCTTTAGGTTGCGGAACATTGATTTGATTTAATAATGCTTCAAATTCTTTACGGTTTTCAGCACGATTTAAATCTTCTAATGTCGTACCTAAAATTTTAACACCGTGTTTTGCAAGTTTATCGGCAAGGTTAATCGCTGTTTGACCACCAAATTGAACAACGACCCCTTTTGGTTGTTCAAGATTTATGATATTCATAACATCTTCTTCTGTTAACGGCTCAAAGTACAATTTATCTGAAATCGAGAAATCTGTAGAGACCGTTTCAGGATTATTGTTAACAATTATGGCTTCGTAACCTGCTTTTTGAATTGCCCATACGGCATGAACCGTCGCATAATCAAACTCGACACCTTGACCAATGCGAATAGGTCCTGACCCTAAAACGATAATTTTTTCTTTTTTACTAACAATAGACTCATTTTCTTCTTCGTATGTCCCGTAAAAATAAGGTGTCGCAGATTCAAATTCAGCTGCACATGTATCCACCATTTTGTATACTGGGAAAATATTGTGTTGTTGTCGCAATCGATAGACGTTCTCTTCAGTCGTTTCAAAACGGTGCGCGATAACGCGGTCACTAAATCCGAAACGTTTCGCAAATTTAAGGTAGTCAATATCGCCTTTATTTGCTTTGAGGGCATGTTCCATTTCAATAATATTTTTAAATTTATTTAAGAAGAAAAAGTCGATTTTTGTCATATCATGAATCTCTTCTAAAGATGTACCTCGTCGGATTGCTTCGCCGATGAAGAATAAACGCTCATCATCTTGCGCTTTAATACGTTCTTTAATGTAATCTAAACTATAGGATTCTCCATTAGGAAGGCCTAAATGATGCACCCCATACTCCAATGACCGGATTGCTTTAAGTAATGATTCTTCATACGTGCGACCAATAGACATGACTTCTCCAGTCGCTTTCATTTGTGTGCCTAATTCACGTTCACCTTTCTCAAATTTATCAAATGGGAAACGCGGGATTTTAGAAACAACATAATCTAGAGCTGGTTCAAATGCGGCATATGATGTACCTGTAACTGGATTTTTCATTTCATCAAGTGTTAAACCAATTGCAATTTTTGCTGCCAATTTGGCGATGGGGTAGCCCGTTGCTTTTGAAGCCAATGCAGATGACCGAGACACACGTGGGTTTACCTCGATGATGTAATATTTCATTGAGTGTGGATCAAGCGCAAGTTGTACATTACATCCGCCTTCGATACCTAAAGCACGAATGACTTTTAACGATACATCTCGTAACATTTGATATTCTACATCTGATAGCGTTTGACTAGGTGCTACAACAACTGAGTCTCCCGTGTGTATACCAACAGGGTCAATATTTTCCATATTACAAACGACAATGGCATTGTCATTTTTGTCGCGCATCACTTCATATTCGATTTCTTTATATCCCGCTATTGATTTTTCAATTAAACACTGCGTTGCTGGACTGTATTTTAAACCGTTTGAAACGACCTCTTTCAGTTCTTCATCGTTGTGACAGATGCCGCCACCTGTTCCCCCCATCGTAAATGCAGGGCGAACAATTAACGGATATCCTACTTGTTCTTTAAAGTGAAATGCTTGTTCTAAGGTATTTACGATATCACTTTCAGGTACAGGAACATCCAGTTCGTTCATTAAAGTACGAAAACGTTCACGGTCTTCAGCACGTTCTATCGAATCTAATTCTGTGCCAAGCAACTTGACGTTATTAGACGCAAGTACACCACTATTATGAAGTTCTATCGCCATATTTAGTCCTGTTTGACCACCTAGCGTTGGCAATAATGCATCTGGTTGTTCTTTACGGATAATGCGTGCAATAAAGTCATGTGTCAGCGGTTCAATGTATACTTTATCTGCAATTTCTTTATCTGTCATAATCGTCGCTGGATTAGAGTTGACTAAAATTACGCGATAACCTTCTTCTTTAAGGGCCAAACACGCCTGTGTTCCAGCATAATCAAATTCGGCAGCTTGGCCGATAATAATCGGCCCCGAACCAATAACTAGAATGGATTGAATGTCATTTCTTTTTGGCATTATGAACGCACTCCTTCTTTATGATGATCTAACATTAACAAAATAAATTGATCGAATAGATAATTTGAATCTGTTGGACCAGGGCACGCTTCTGGATGATATTGTACTGAAAATGCAGGTGCCGTTTTGTGACGTAAACCTTCAATGGTACCGTCATTAAGCGCAATATGTGTTACTTCTAAATCTGTGCCTTTAATGGATTCGGCATCGATTGCATAACCGTGGTTTTGACTTGTTAACGCAATTTTTCCTGTTTGTAAATCTTTTACAGGATGGTTGGCCCCTCGGTGTCCAAATTTCATTTTAAATGCGTGCGCACCTTGAGAAAGGGCAAATAGTTGATGACCGAGACAAATTCCAAAAAATGGAATTTTCCCAAGAATGCCTTGAATCATTTCAACCGCAACATGAACATCTTTCGGATCTCCAGGTCCGTTTGATAACATGACGCCATCTGGAGACATTTTTAAAATATCTTCGGCACTTGTATCATATGGGACGACAGTAACTTCACACCCGCGTGCATTCAATTCACGAACAATATTTTGTTTTTTACCGAAGTCGACAAGCACAACATGTAAATTGAACCCTGTAGAAACATAAGGTGTTTTCGTTGAAACGGTTGGCACTTCAGTACGTGGAAATTCAATCGTTTTTAATGTGTGTATTGTTGCGTCAATAGTATTTTCATCGTCAACGAAAGCTGCTTTAAGCACACCATGTTGACGGATTTTTTTCGTAATACTGCGCGTGTCCACACCGCTTATACCCGGAATATTAAATATTTTTAGTACATCATCTAAAGATTTTTGAGAACGAAAATTACTCGGTGTTGTGCATGCTTCTTTGACTACGATACCATTGAGTGTAGGAACTAGCGATTCAAAATCTTCACGATTAATGCCATAATTTCCTATTAATGGATAGGTAAAAGTAATAATTTGACCTGTATATGATGGATCAGAAATCGTTTCTTGATACCCAGTCATTGCCGTATTAAACACAATTTCTCCTTTTGTTAATTCATTTGATCCCAATTTGAACCCAGTATAAATCGTCCCATCTTCAAGTACTAGATAACGTTTCTCAAACATTATTTATCCTCCTTATAACGAATCTCTCCATCAACCATCGTGAATAATGTTTTACCATACACACGTTCTCCTAAAAATGGTGTATTTGTAGATTTAGACAAAAAGTCCTCGGCTTTTATTTCATATGCTTCATCTAAATCAATCAACGTTAAATCTGCATGCGCGCCTTCCTCCAGTTTGCCATACGGTAAGTTAAAGACCTGCGCGGGTTTAGTTGTGATATAATCAACCAATTGTTGTAACGTCCATTTACCTGTTTTAACAAAGTGCGTATATAACAGTGGGAACGCGGTTTCACTCCCCACAATTCCAAATGGCGCACGCGTCATAGGTTGCTTCTTTTCATCAGTTGCATGAGGTGCATGATCTGTCGCAATGATATCAATTGTTCCATCCTGTAATCCTTCAATTAGTGCTTGACGGTCTTCTGTACTTCTTAAAGGTGGATTCATTTTATAAATTGCATTATCCCCAGGTACGTCTTCTTCGGACAATAATAAGTGGTGTGGCGTGACTTCAGCTGTTACGGGTATGCCTGCTCTTTTAGCATCACGAATGACACGGACACTTTCTTTTGTGGACACATGACAGACATGATAATGGCAACCTGTAGCTTCGCTTAAAAGAACGTCTCTCGCAATTTGTACTGCTTCACAAATACTAGGGATTCCAGGTATACCTAATGCTTCACTTCGTTTCCCTTCATGCATGGCACCGCCATAAATCAAACTATTGTCTTCACAATGCGCGACAATTGCTTTATTCACAACTTTCGCTTGTTGCATCGCTTCGTACATTTTAGCGGCTTCTTGTACACCAACACCATCATCTGTAAATGCAAATGTACCTTCATCAGCTAATGCTTTAAAATCAACGTGCGTTTTACCTGCTTGACGCTCTGTAATGGCTGCATAAGGTAATACACGTACGTATGCGTGGTTATCAATCAAGCGGTGTAAATTGTGCATATGTTCAACGGAATCCGGAACTGGCTTCGTATTCGGCATTGGACAAATTGTTGTAAATCCACCGCGCGCTGCTGCACGTGTCCCTGTTTCAATCGTTTCCTTATGCTCGCCACCTGGCTCTCTTAAATGCACGTGCACATCGATAAATCCAGCTGACAAAAAATGGCCATTCGCATTTATCACGTGCATATCAACTGTCGGTTCAATTTCATTGGCAATAGATTTTATTTTACCTTCATCAACTAAAACATCCACCTGTTTTAACGTCCCTGCTTCTAACATCTTTGCATTTTGAATTAAGATCATTGTAACCTCTCCCTTACTGAATCGTTTCTGTTAATACCGCCATTCTTAAATACACACCATTTTGCATTTGTTTGAATATTCGCGATTTAGGTGCTTCTACTAATGCATCAGCGATTTCAACATTGCGGTTCACTGGTGCTGGATGCATAATAATTGCATCATCTTTTAACTTTGCATAACGCGTTTCATTTAATCCGTACTGCTCATGATACATTTCAGCATCAAATGCCGTTGTCCCTTGACCATGACGTTCATGCTGTACACGCAATAACATAACGATATCGACTTTATCAATGACATCATCTAAATCGACGTAAGTTCCTCCCATCGTCTCATCTTGCCAAATATCAGGACTTGAAAATACGACATTTGCACCAAGTGCTGTTAAACTTTGATAATTACTACGCGCAACACGTGAGTTTTTAATATCTCCACATATGACGACATTCAAATTTTCAAAACGTCCAAATGCTTCATAAATGGTCATTAAGTCTAATAAACTTTGTGTAGGATGTTGGCCACTGCCATCTCCTGCATTTATGATAGGAATACCCATGTCTAATAATGCGTCGTAATAGTTATTTTCATAGTGACGGATAACGAGCGCATCACATCCAATACTTTGTAACGTTCGACATGTGTCATACAAAGATTCCCCTTTTTGAACGGAGGAAGTGGCAATTTCAAAGTTGATTTGTTTCATTTCTAAATGGTGCTCTGCCATTTCAAAACTACATTTCGTACGTGTCGAATTCTCGAAAAACAAATTTGCAATATATTTTCCTTTTAAACTCGGTCGAACCTCTCCGTGTTTATATTGAGACGCCACTTCTATTAGGTGTTTAATGTCTTCAGTAGATAACTTTTCCATTGATACTAAATGTTGCATCACAAGTCCTCCTTTGAATATACTTAACGTTTTGGTAGTAAGAGATTTAAAATAATGCCTGCTGTCGCAGATAATGCCATTCCTTCGATTGTTAATTTCACACCTAAATCTGATAAATTCAGCATCATATTACCAATGCCAATTACGAGAATGACAGAGGCAATCACTAAATTTCTGTTTTGTGCAAAATCAACATGACTTTCAACAATCATGCGCAACCCGCTTGCAGCGATAGTTCCAAAGAGTAAAATGGAAACACCACCCATCACAGGTGTAGGTATAGATGAAATTAATGCTGTGAATTTCCCAACAAAGCCAAGCATAATCGCGATAACTGCAGCACCTGCGATGACATAAATACTATAGATTTTTGTTATCGCAAGTACCCCAATGTTTTCACCATATGTTGTACTAGGCGGACCACCAATAATACTAGAAAACATTGTAGACACACCATCGCCAATAATAGAGCGATGTAACCCAGGATCTTCAAAGAAATTTCTACCTACAATTTTGTTTATCACCATTTGATGACCAATATGTTCACTCACTGTTACAAATACAATGGGTAACATCACTGCGATTAAACCTAGATGAATTGAAGGATGATAATCCGCAAATGGTATGTAAATGTCTGGAAATTGTAACCATGATGCATCTTGAACCTTAGTGAAATCAACAATGCCAAATGATATTGCTGCAATATATCCTACGATTATCCCGATTAAAACTGGAATTAATGAGAAAAAACCTTTGGCGAATCCTTGAACAATTAAAGTGACAAATAATGTGATGGCTGCAACTGCGACATAAGTCAAGTTGTATCCTTTCATTTCCCCAGCATTTTCAAACATCGCCATATTTACAGCTGTAGGCGCTAGACTTAAGCCAATGACCATAATGACAGGTCCAACTACCACTGGTGGCAAAATGTGCATTAACCAATTCGTCCCACTGATTTTAATAGCAATACCGATAAGAACATACATCACACCACTCATAAATAGCGCAACTAACATATCACCTAAGCTGTTCGTACTGAGTCCTGTAATTATTGGCGTGATAAAGGCAAAACTTGATCCTAAATACGCTGGTATTTTTCCTTTTGTAATTAGAATATATAAGAGTGTCCCTACTCCTGATGCCAGTAAAGCTGAGGACACAGGCAATCCTGTTAAGAATGGTACGAGTACAGTCGCACCGAACATTGCAAATAAATGTTGTATGCTTAAAAAAGCCCATTGTGCTGGTTTTGGTTTTTCATGAACATCTAAAACGGGTTGTACCGTGCGTTTAAACATCTCTTCATTTTGCATTTTGATATCTCCTTTTATAAAAAAAATCTCTTAACTTCATTCAGTTAAGAGACATTGGTTACCAAAATGATACAGTCATGCAAATAAAACCTGCTTGATTTTACGCATACTGTTTATCATTTTGATGATACCTTTGTCAGTCTCTCGTACTGAATTAAAA
The sequence above is a segment of the Staphylococcus hyicus genome. Coding sequences within it:
- a CDS encoding uracil-xanthine permease family protein gives rise to the protein MQNEEMFKRTVQPVLDVHEKPKPAQWAFLSIQHLFAMFGATVLVPFLTGLPVSSALLASGVGTLLYILITKGKIPAYLGSSFAFITPIITGLSTNSLGDMLVALFMSGVMYVLIGIAIKISGTNWLMHILPPVVVGPVIMVIGLSLAPTAVNMAMFENAGEMKGYNLTYVAVAAITLFVTLIVQGFAKGFFSLIPVLIGIIVGYIAAISFGIVDFTKVQDASWLQFPDIYIPFADYHPSIHLGLIAVMLPIVFVTVSEHIGHQMVINKIVGRNFFEDPGLHRSIIGDGVSTMFSSIIGGPPSTTYGENIGVLAITKIYSIYVIAGAAVIAIMLGFVGKFTALISSIPTPVMGGVSILLFGTIAASGLRMIVESHVDFAQNRNLVIASVILVIGIGNMMLNLSDLGVKLTIEGMALSATAGIILNLLLPKR
- a CDS encoding dihydroorotate dehydrogenase electron transfer subunit, encoding MDKLTVLSNASIADHIYELKVSGPSVSKLKQPGQFVHIKAGEGSLHMLRRPISICEIDGSNNTFTMLFRAEGEGTRKIAALKKGDDIDIIAPLGNGFPVDKAKKKALLVGGGIGVPPLYELSKQLNAKGIETVHVLGFRSKKDVFYQSQFEALGETHIVTEDGSLGKQGFVTHVIDALPVDYDIYYTCGPKPMLKALTELYTLKDVPGYISLEERMGCGVGACFACVCHVPHSDTDYVKVCTDGPVFEKGAVVL
- a CDS encoding dihydroorotase, coding for MILIQNAKMLEAGTLKQVDVLVDEGKIKSIANEIEPTVDMHVINANGHFLSAGFIDVHVHLREPGGEHKETIETGTRAAARGGFTTICPMPNTKPVPDSVEHMHNLHRLIDNHAYVRVLPYAAITERQAGKTHVDFKALADEGTFAFTDDGVGVQEAAKMYEAMQQAKVVNKAIVAHCEDNSLIYGGAMHEGKRSEALGIPGIPSICEAVQIARDVLLSEATGCHYHVCHVSTKESVRVIRDAKRAGIPVTAEVTPHHLLLSEEDVPGDNAIYKMNPPLRSTEDRQALIEGLQDGTIDIIATDHAPHATDEKKQPMTRAPFGIVGSETAFPLLYTHFVKTGKWTLQQLVDYITTKPAQVFNLPYGKLEEGAHADLTLIDLDEAYEIKAEDFLSKSTNTPFLGERVYGKTLFTMVDGEIRYKEDK
- a CDS encoding carbamoyl phosphate synthase small subunit gives rise to the protein MFEKRYLVLEDGTIYTGFKLGSNELTKGEIVFNTAMTGYQETISDPSYTGQIITFTYPLIGNYGINREDFESLVPTLNGIVVKEACTTPSNFRSQKSLDDVLKIFNIPGISGVDTRSITKKIRQHGVLKAAFVDDENTIDATIHTLKTIEFPRTEVPTVSTKTPYVSTGFNLHVVLVDFGKKQNIVRELNARGCEVTVVPYDTSAEDILKMSPDGVMLSNGPGDPKDVHVAVEMIQGILGKIPFFGICLGHQLFALSQGAHAFKMKFGHRGANHPVKDLQTGKIALTSQNHGYAIDAESIKGTDLEVTHIALNDGTIEGLRHKTAPAFSVQYHPEACPGPTDSNYLFDQFILLMLDHHKEGVRS
- a CDS encoding aspartate carbamoyltransferase catalytic subunit; the encoded protein is MQHLVSMEKLSTEDIKHLIEVASQYKHGEVRPSLKGKYIANLFFENSTRTKCSFEMAEHHLEMKQINFEIATSSVQKGESLYDTCRTLQSIGCDALVIRHYENNYYDALLDMGIPIINAGDGSGQHPTQSLLDLMTIYEAFGRFENLNVVICGDIKNSRVARSNYQSLTALGANVVFSSPDIWQDETMGGTYVDLDDVIDKVDIVMLLRVQHERHGQGTTAFDAEMYHEQYGLNETRYAKLKDDAIIMHPAPVNRNVEIADALVEAPKSRIFKQMQNGVYLRMAVLTETIQ
- the carB gene encoding carbamoyl-phosphate synthase large subunit; the encoded protein is MPKRNDIQSILVIGSGPIIIGQAAEFDYAGTQACLALKEEGYRVILVNSNPATIMTDKEIADKVYIEPLTHDFIARIIRKEQPDALLPTLGGQTGLNMAIELHNSGVLASNNVKLLGTELDSIERAEDRERFRTLMNELDVPVPESDIVNTLEQAFHFKEQVGYPLIVRPAFTMGGTGGGICHNDEELKEVVSNGLKYSPATQCLIEKSIAGYKEIEYEVMRDKNDNAIVVCNMENIDPVGIHTGDSVVVAPSQTLSDVEYQMLRDVSLKVIRALGIEGGCNVQLALDPHSMKYYIIEVNPRVSRSSALASKATGYPIAKLAAKIAIGLTLDEMKNPVTGTSYAAFEPALDYVVSKIPRFPFDKFEKGERELGTQMKATGEVMSIGRTYEESLLKAIRSLEYGVHHLGLPNGESYSLDYIKERIKAQDDERLFFIGEAIRRGTSLEEIHDMTKIDFFFLNKFKNIIEMEHALKANKGDIDYLKFAKRFGFSDRVIAHRFETTEENVYRLRQQHNIFPVYKMVDTCAAEFESATPYFYGTYEEENESIVSKKEKIIVLGSGPIRIGQGVEFDYATVHAVWAIQKAGYEAIIVNNNPETVSTDFSISDKLYFEPLTEEDVMNIINLEQPKGVVVQFGGQTAINLADKLAKHGVKILGTTLEDLNRAENRKEFEALLNQINVPQPKGKTATSAKEALENARDIGYPVVVRPSYVLGGRAMEIVHNDAELENYMNEAVKASPEHPVLVDRYLTGKEIEVDAICDGETVIIPGIMEHIERAGVHSGDSIAVYPPQTLSQQDIDTLEVYTVKLAKGLNVIGLINIQFVLAHDGVYVLEVNPRSSRTVPFLSKITEIPMAQLAMRAIMGEKLRDMGFQQGIQPYQEGVFVKAPVFSFNKLKNVDITLGPEMKSTGEVMGRDLTLEKALYKGLTAAGMEVKDYGTVLITVSDKDKQEIVKIARRLNEVGYKIIATKGTADTLAEHGIRVETVGKIGGQDDLLHKIQDGDVQIVINTMTKGKTIERDGFQIRRTSVENGVPCLTSLDTANALTNVIESMTFSMRNM